Proteins from a single region of Novosphingobium sp. CECT 9465:
- a CDS encoding twin-arginine translocation pathway signal protein produces the protein MNLRITAALATITLAMVSPAVTSAATDAAPAVAPKSPWIAADFKVPVLVETPTFKVVPLSPALAKVDFDAYMSSIDHLQKTFTRSTAWPHAGITDADAVLDMETEQARFTKRESFAYAVLTPDGLRERGCIYVYPSPLKGYDAMVRIWVTKAEHDAGFDAELYAWATNWLKTDWPFAKVAYPGRAIAWGEWDGLVAGK, from the coding sequence ATGAATTTGAGGATCACCGCCGCTCTCGCAACGATCACGCTGGCAATGGTCAGCCCGGCAGTCACATCGGCAGCAACCGATGCCGCACCCGCCGTGGCCCCAAAATCGCCGTGGATCGCCGCCGATTTCAAGGTGCCGGTGCTGGTGGAAACACCGACCTTCAAGGTCGTGCCGCTCAGCCCCGCCCTGGCGAAGGTGGATTTCGATGCTTACATGTCATCCATAGACCACCTGCAAAAGACATTCACGCGCAGCACCGCCTGGCCCCACGCGGGCATCACCGATGCCGACGCCGTGCTCGATATGGAAACCGAACAGGCCCGCTTCACCAAACGCGAATCCTTCGCCTACGCCGTCCTCACACCCGATGGCCTGCGCGAACGCGGTTGCATCTATGTCTACCCCAGCCCGCTCAAAGGCTACGACGCCATGGTCCGCATCTGGGTGACCAAGGCCGAACACGACGCAGGCTTCGACGCCGAACTTTACGCATGGGCCACCAACTGGCTGAAAACGGACTGGCCGTTCGCGAAAGTGGCCTATCCGGGACGCGCGATTGCGTGGGGTGAATGGGATGGGTTGGTTGCGGGGAAGTAG
- a CDS encoding IS5 family transposase (programmed frameshift), with protein sequence MSRYDLTDFEWRVIEPMLPNKPRGVPRVDDRRVLNGIFWVLRSGAPWRDLPERYGPRTTCYNRFVRWRKAGVWDRMMDAITAAHDGDIQMIDSTSIRAHQQAATGKKGDRDHCLGRSRGGLTTKIHAVVDGQGLPIRLSLTAGQSHDGQAADDLLNHVGAGTIVLADKAYDADRIRASLREKGSFANIPPKANRKSKPYFSTWLYRERNLIERYFSKLKHFRRVATRYDKLAENFLAMVQLASMRLWLRVYESTA encoded by the exons ATGAGCCGATATGACCTGACCGATTTCGAGTGGCGTGTGATCGAACCAATGTTGCCCAACAAGCCTAGAGGCGTGCCACGTGTCGATGACCGGCGTGTGCTGAATGGCATCTTCTGGGTGCTGCGGTCAGGGGCGCCGTGGCGAGACTTGCCGGAACGCTATGGCCCGCGCACAACCTGCTACAATCGCTTCGTGCGATGGCGAAAAGCCGGTGTGTGGGATCGAATGATGGACGCCATCACCGCCGCCCATGATGGCGATATCCAGATGATCGACAGCACTTCCATCCGGGCGCACCAACAGGCTGCGACGG GCAAAAAGGGGGATCGAGATCATTGTCTCGGTCGCTCCCGAGGCGGGCTCACCACCAAAATCCACGCGGTCGTCGATGGGCAAGGCCTCCCGATCCGGCTCAGCCTGACTGCCGGGCAAAGCCACGACGGGCAAGCGGCTGACGATCTACTCAATCACGTTGGCGCCGGAACAATCGTGCTGGCAGACAAGGCGTATGACGCCGATCGTATCCGAGCGTCTCTCCGCGAAAAGGGATCGTTTGCCAACATTCCGCCCAAGGCAAACCGGAAGTCGAAACCGTACTTCAGCACATGGCTGTACCGCGAGCGGAACCTGATCGAACGCTATTTCTCCAAATTGAAGCACTTCCGCAGAGTAGCTACCCGCTACGACAAGTTGGCCGAAAACTTTCTGGCCATGGTCCAACTCGCCTCAATGCGCCTGTGGCTGCGCGTTTATGAGTCTACGGCCTAA
- the sppA gene encoding signal peptide peptidase SppA, which translates to MSFARSVWKILVAIKDGLVLLFLLLFFAALYAALASRPSPGMVREGALYLALEGSIVEEASEVSPSTLLLSGEAPQPEYVERDLVRAIESAATDTRIKAVVLDLEAFGGGSGVQIANVGAAMDKVRAAKKPVLVRALIYTDDAIQLAAHSSEAWIDPLGGVAISGPGGTMLFYKGLLDKLKVKANVFKVGTYKSAVEPYIRSESSPEARDALNAVMQSVWQNWQDDVKRARPKADYTLAITDPARWVADAGGDAAQAAVKSGMIDRVGDRVAFGQRVAEIVGADDQGALGSFKGTELAVYLADKPVPTSGKAVAVVTVAGEIVDGDAGPGTAGGDRIADLIDGVTKSDDYAALVLRVDSPGGSVMASERIRAAVERVRAKGLPVAVSMGGVAASGGYWVSTPAQRIFAEPSTITGSIGVFAVFPSFESTLPEYGVTTEQVRTTPLSGQPDLIGGLTPQVAALLQGQVEQTYGRFLTLVAKSRGKTSADIDKIGQGRIWDGGTARQLGLVDEFGGVDDAVAWAAKKAGATEWHAAYIQSDSSPFVQFLQQMETGEARGAGAQDLAGMLAARQQGLLARIEADVSRLVGGGGMRAYCLECVGDDRAAPRGAGERPGVMQMLARLFG; encoded by the coding sequence GCGCTGGCATCGCGGCCCAGCCCTGGCATGGTCCGCGAAGGCGCGCTGTACCTCGCGCTGGAAGGGAGCATTGTTGAGGAAGCTTCTGAGGTTTCGCCCTCCACCCTGCTGCTTTCTGGCGAAGCGCCGCAGCCCGAATATGTCGAGCGCGATCTGGTGCGCGCCATCGAATCGGCGGCGACCGACACTCGGATCAAGGCGGTCGTGCTTGATCTGGAAGCGTTTGGCGGCGGATCTGGCGTACAGATCGCCAATGTGGGCGCAGCGATGGATAAAGTGCGCGCGGCAAAGAAGCCGGTGCTGGTGCGCGCGCTGATCTATACCGACGATGCGATCCAGCTTGCCGCGCATTCCAGCGAAGCGTGGATCGATCCGCTGGGCGGCGTGGCGATCAGCGGGCCGGGCGGCACTATGCTGTTCTACAAGGGTCTGCTCGACAAGCTGAAGGTCAAGGCCAATGTGTTCAAGGTGGGCACGTACAAGAGCGCGGTCGAACCCTATATCCGCAGCGAATCCTCGCCAGAGGCGCGCGACGCGCTGAATGCCGTGATGCAATCGGTGTGGCAGAACTGGCAGGACGACGTGAAGCGCGCGCGGCCCAAGGCCGATTACACGCTGGCGATCACCGATCCCGCCAGATGGGTGGCCGATGCCGGGGGCGATGCCGCGCAGGCAGCGGTGAAATCGGGCATGATCGACCGGGTGGGCGATCGGGTGGCCTTCGGGCAGCGCGTGGCGGAGATCGTGGGCGCGGACGATCAGGGCGCGTTGGGGTCGTTCAAGGGCACCGAACTTGCCGTTTATCTGGCGGACAAGCCTGTGCCGACATCGGGCAAGGCGGTGGCGGTCGTCACCGTTGCGGGCGAAATCGTCGATGGCGATGCCGGGCCGGGCACGGCGGGCGGGGACAGGATTGCCGACCTGATCGACGGCGTGACCAAGAGCGACGATTACGCGGCGCTGGTGCTGCGCGTCGATTCGCCGGGCGGTTCGGTCATGGCATCCGAACGCATCCGCGCGGCGGTGGAACGGGTGCGCGCCAAGGGGCTGCCCGTGGCGGTGTCGATGGGCGGCGTGGCGGCGAGCGGGGGGTATTGGGTATCCACCCCGGCGCAGCGGATATTTGCCGAACCCAGTACGATTACCGGCTCCATCGGCGTGTTCGCGGTGTTCCCCAGCTTTGAATCGACGTTGCCCGAATATGGCGTGACCACCGAACAGGTGCGCACCACGCCGCTATCGGGCCAGCCGGACCTGATCGGCGGCCTGACCCCGCAAGTCGCCGCGCTGCTGCAAGGCCAGGTCGAACAGACCTATGGTCGGTTCCTGACGCTCGTCGCCAAATCGCGCGGCAAGACCAGCGCGGATATCGACAAGATCGGCCAAGGCCGCATCTGGGACGGTGGCACCGCGCGCCAGCTTGGCCTTGTGGATGAATTCGGCGGGGTGGACGATGCCGTGGCCTGGGCCGCCAAGAAGGCGGGTGCGACCGAGTGGCACGCCGCCTATATCCAGAGCGATTCCAGCCCGTTCGTGCAGTTCCTGCAACAGATGGAAACGGGTGAGGCGCGCGGTGCGGGCGCGCAGGACCTCGCCGGGATGCTGGCCGCGCGGCAACAGGGCTTGCTGGCGCGGATCGAGGCGGACGTCAGCCGGTTGGTTGGCGGCGGGGGGATGCGGGCCTATTGCCTGGAGTGCGTGGGCGATGATCGCGCTGCGCCGCGGGGTGCGGGCGAGAGGCCTGGCGTGATGCAGATGCTGGCGCGGTTGTTTGGGTAG